A stretch of the Tardiphaga sp. 709 genome encodes the following:
- a CDS encoding AAA family ATPase — protein MNVQSMNNDQLDAIAIRRDRYGPGMPFETLDELARDTVITPKPWIMKGIIARGETSAWVAPPGGLKSALMAELAICTAWGDDWHGFKHKSIWNVVYFALERADLVRRRLRAHVGEWSKANGGRLPEDMPSITVVPGTLDLMDPASVNKVLQTIKNSEYVMGHVTGLVIFDTFAKLIAAGGGDEDKAKDQGRVFTNIQRIKDALGKIGAAPHVALVGHTGKDVERGARGSNALYGDVDMLVTIAGDDVKTATVVKANDMAEGPVFSFKSRLFEFGTDDDGDPITVNIVEPAEQSSQVATKAKDRLTANERTMFGILHDAGAIGLSTEDWNEKARALDIGTKRKATLHDIKQALKGKGMIRQLGERWTVNHD, from the coding sequence ATGAACGTACAATCCATGAATAACGACCAGCTTGACGCTATCGCCATCCGGCGCGATCGATATGGCCCCGGAATGCCATTCGAAACGCTGGACGAGTTGGCGCGCGATACTGTCATCACGCCCAAGCCGTGGATCATGAAGGGCATCATTGCCCGAGGTGAAACGTCGGCATGGGTGGCGCCGCCCGGCGGTCTCAAGTCTGCGCTGATGGCTGAGCTGGCTATATGCACGGCCTGGGGAGACGACTGGCACGGGTTCAAGCACAAGAGTATCTGGAATGTGGTCTACTTCGCACTGGAGCGGGCCGATCTGGTACGCCGCCGTCTTCGCGCTCATGTCGGTGAATGGTCAAAGGCCAACGGGGGACGCCTGCCGGAAGACATGCCGAGCATCACGGTTGTTCCCGGCACGCTCGATCTGATGGACCCGGCCAGCGTCAACAAGGTTCTGCAGACTATCAAGAACAGCGAATACGTGATGGGTCATGTAACCGGGCTGGTGATCTTCGACACTTTCGCCAAGCTGATTGCTGCCGGTGGTGGTGACGAAGATAAGGCCAAGGATCAGGGCCGCGTCTTCACCAACATTCAACGCATCAAGGACGCTCTGGGAAAGATAGGGGCTGCGCCACACGTCGCGCTGGTAGGACATACCGGCAAGGACGTGGAACGCGGCGCCAGAGGTTCCAATGCGCTCTACGGGGACGTGGACATGCTTGTGACCATTGCCGGCGACGACGTGAAGACCGCCACGGTGGTGAAGGCCAACGATATGGCCGAAGGCCCGGTATTCAGCTTCAAGTCCAGATTGTTCGAATTCGGCACCGACGACGACGGCGACCCTATCACGGTCAACATCGTGGAACCGGCAGAGCAATCATCGCAAGTTGCGACGAAAGCCAAGGACAGGCTGACTGCCAACGAACGAACCATGTTTGGCATTCTCCACGATGCCGGCGCCATCGGCCTCTCCACCGAGGACTGGAACGAGAAGGCCCGCGCGCTCGATATCGGCACCAAGCGCAAAGCCACGCTCCACGACATCAAGCAAGCGCTCAAGGGCAAAGGCATGATCCGCCAGCTCGGTGAGCGATGGACGGTGAACCATGATTGA
- a CDS encoding DUF1064 domain-containing protein translates to MKAFYALGRLQTGEMNKTEQAYAEHLDQRRMAGDIQWFKFEPMKLRLADNTFYSPDFIVLTSDGYLESHEVKGFWQDDARVKIKVAASIYPFRFIAVKVKAKKHGGGWEVEEF, encoded by the coding sequence ATGAAGGCATTCTACGCGCTTGGCCGGCTGCAGACCGGCGAGATGAACAAAACCGAGCAAGCATATGCCGAACATTTGGATCAGCGCCGCATGGCCGGCGACATCCAGTGGTTCAAGTTTGAACCGATGAAGCTACGGCTTGCCGACAACACGTTTTATTCGCCCGACTTCATCGTTCTGACATCGGACGGATACCTGGAATCCCATGAAGTGAAAGGCTTCTGGCAGGACGATGCACGCGTGAAAATCAAGGTTGCGGCGTCGATCTATCCGTTCCGCTTCATTGCGGTGAAGGTGAAGGCCAAAAAGCATGGTGGCGGCTGGGAGGTGGAAGAATTTTGA
- a CDS encoding helix-turn-helix domain-containing protein — MTALKSVEETAQTLGVAKATLDGWRVKGMGPQFVRLGRRVAYRPEDIEAFINGGLRKSTSQEVA; from the coding sequence TTGAAGAGACCGCACAGACCTTGGGAGTAGCCAAGGCAACCTTAGACGGTTGGCGAGTTAAAGGTATGGGGCCGCAGTTCGTCCGATTGGGACGCCGCGTAGCTTATCGTCCCGAGGACATCGAAGCTTTCATCAACGGCGGGCTTCGCAAGTCCACTTCGCAAGAGGTGGCATAA